Genomic window (Candidatus Bathyarchaeota archaeon):
CCTCGCCCCCTAGGTCGGGAGTGAGCGTCTTCGCCTCTTTCAGAACACCGATCACAGCGTTATCGATAGACTTGGCGAACTCTATTTCTCCAAGCCACTCAAGCATCATAGAAGCTGACAGGATCATCGCAATGGGATTAGCGATGCCTTTCCCAGCTATGTCAGGAGCGCTGCCATGTACGGGCTCAAAGATGCTACAATTCTCTCCAATATTCCCCGATGGTGCCATCCCCAGTCCTCCGACGATAGCAGCTGCCTCGTCGGAGAGTATATCCCCAAACATATTAGTGGTCACAAGGACGTCAAACTGCCCCGGGTTCAAGAGAAGTTTCATGGCACATGCATCAACTATCATCTCCTGGTATTCCATGTCGGGATAAGATTCTGCAATCCTCCTACAGGCTTCAAGGAAGACCCCGCAAGTCAGATCCAGTACGTTGTTTTTATGTACACTGGTAACCTTACTCCGATTGTTTTTAGATGCATATTCGAAGGCAAACCGTGCAATTCTCTCTGACGCCTGCCTTGTGATGATCCTGAGATTGAGGCCCCAGTCTGGGCCTCTGTACCCTAACATCTTGTATAGCCCTTCTGTGTTCTCTCTTACCATAACGATATCTACTTCCTCTCTAAGCGAAGGGACGTTTGGATAGACCTTGGTGGGTCTAACGTTAGCATATAACTTAAGCTCCTGTCGGAGGGGCAAGATCACTTCCTTCGCGGTCTCTCCGACCGCAGCGAAAAGGGCAGCATCGGATTCCCGGACTGCCTCCACGGTTCCCGGTGGCATCGCTATACCCGTCCTAACCTTTAACTCATCTCCAACCGGGAGTTCCTTGAACTCGAATGCGATTTTCCCCTTGCTCTCTGCTAGCATCTCCAGGATCGAAACCGCGGCTGCCATAACCTCAGGGCCGATACCATCCCCTGGGAGTGTTACGATCTTGTATAGGGTTATTTTCACCAGCTCTCCATGTTTTCATTTAGATAGCCTGCAAGGCCTCCATTGTTGAGGACTTCTACCATGAATTCCGGAAGGGGAGTGAAACGCAGTTCGTTGTATGTGCGATTAACCTTAATGGTTCCCCCTGAGATGTCTACTTCAATAGTATCCCCTTCCTCCACCGCATCCGTTATCCCAGGGCACTCCAAGGCGGGGAGCCCGATATTTATGGAATTCCTGTAGAATATACGGGCAAAAGACTCGGCTATGACTATGCTTATCCCTGCGTATTTCAAAGCAAGAGGTGCATGCTCTCTGCTTGAACCGCAACCAAAATTTCTTCCCCCTATTAAAATATCTCCCTCCTGAATTTTATTAGGGAAATTGGGACTGATGCCCTCCATTGCATGCCTTGCCATTTCCACGGGGTCCACCAGCTCTAGGTATTTTCCAGGAATTATAAGATCGGTGTTTATGTCATCACCAAAAATCCATACCATGCCTTTCTGTCTCACTTATATCACCTTAAGTCCCGGGGGTCAGTGATTACACCCTTTATTGCCGAAGCTGCAGCGACCGCGGGCGAAGATAAATAGACAAATGCTTCAGGGCTCCCCTGCCTCCCCTGGAAATTCCTGTTGGATGTTGTCAATCCAATCTCGCCTGGCGCCAGGAGCCCTATATGACCCCCAAAACAGGCTCCGCAACTAGGGTTACTGAAAATCGCCCCCGACTCCACGATTGTTTGGATGATCCCTGCCTTGAGAGCTTCAAGATAGACTTCATTAGATGCAGGGACTACTAAAAGTCTGGTATCGGGATGGACCTTTTTGCCCTTCAATATGGATGCAGCAACTCTGAGGTCCTCCAGTCTGCCGTTGGTACATGAGCCTATAAATGACTGGTTGATCGCAGAGCCCTCAACCTCACTGATAGGCTTCACATTGTCTACTTTATGAGGACAGGCTATTTGGGGCTCTAGATCGTCCACTGGGACATCTTGTATCATCTTATAAGAGGCATCCTCATCGGAGAAAACAGGATTGAATACCCCGTCCGTCCTGTCTCTGAGATAGGCATACGTTGTCTTGTCGGGCTCCACGATGCCGGCCTTACCTCCAAGCTCGATGGCCATATTGCATAGTGTCATCCTTCCAGAGACACTCATCTTGGAGATAGTGTTTCCGTGAAACTCCAAAGCATTGTATGTAGCTCCGTCAGCCCCAATAAGTCCAGCGGTTTTTAGGATGACATCCTTAGGAGTCACAAACTCAGGAAGAATACCCTCAACTTGGACCCTAATAGTCTCAGGAACCCTAAGCCAAATTTTCCCTGTAGCCAGAATTGCCCCCATGTCGGTTGAACCTACCCCTGTGGCGAAAGCGCCAAAAGCTCCATGAGTGCAGGTATGGGAATCTGCACCAATCACGAGATATCCGGGTTTAACATGGCCTTTCTCAGGGAGCACTTGATGACAAACTCCAGATTCGACGTCATAAAAGTTGGTTATTCCCTGTTCCTTTACGAACGCTCGGATATCTCGGTGGACAGTTGCCGCCATCAATGTAGACGCTGGGGCGACGTGGTCGAGGATGGGGACGATTTTGGTATTGTCCCAAACCTTTTTCCGACCCATAGCCTTCATAGCTTTCACCGATAGGATTGTGGTGAGGTCGGGCATCATCGCGACATCAACTCGGGCCTTTACAATTTCCCCAGCAGATGCGTCCTTTTGCTCTGAGGCTCTAGCTAGGATCTTCTCAGAGATCGTCCTGCCCCTCTGATCTTCAGTCGATGTCATGATTTTCCTTGGAAAGGAGCCTGTTCATCCCTTTTAAGATTGCGTCCACACTCGCCATCACGGTGTCCCCACTTACACCGTTCGCAGTCACGAACTTGTCACCTTGTTTAAGGTGAACAGTTACATCTGCGACTGCGTCGGTGCCCCCTGTTATAGCCTTCATCATGAACTTTTCAAGTGAGACGCTAGTAAATCCATTAACGACGTTTCTGATAGCATTAATCGCGGAGTCTATTGGGCCGTTGCCAACTCCAGAACCTTTGTATTCTTTGCCACCAACTATAAGGGTAACTGAGGCTGTGGGTGTAATCGTATTCCCTGTGACAACGAGGAGCTGCTGGAGTTTTACATAGTCCTCCTCCTTTAGGTCCATTACATGCCTTGCGATAGCGTAAAGGTCTGCATCTGTAATGGCTTTTCCGGTGTCTCCAAGCTTCTTAACCTTGGCCGCAATCTCCTTCAGTTGTTCTCTAGTGGCTTCGAGGCCGAGATCTGCCACCATATTAGAGATTCCGTGCCTTCCTGCATGCTTCCCAGCCACCAACCTGCTCCGTTTTCCTACGAACTCAGGACGGAGGATCTCGTAGTTCCCTGAGTGACTCAGGATTCCGTGTACATGGATTCCTGCCTCATGTGAGAAAGCGTTATCTCCGATTATGGGAGTTGAGGATGGCATGTAGACACCACTTAGTCTCTCAACTAGGGCCGATGTATCCGCGATCTTTTTTGTATTGATTCCTGTCTTTATTTTATATTGGGCCGCGAGGCAGACCACAACCTCCTCGAGAGAGGTGTTACCGGCCCTCTCACCCAATCCGTTGACGCATACGTGGGCTTGCTCCGCACCCGCCTCTATAGCGGCAAGTGTATTGGCCGTAGCCTGACCGAGATCATCATGGGCATGGGCGCTGAGGGGGACGTGGGTTGAGGACTTAACCTCCTTAAAGAACTCATATGTCATCCGGGGGGTCATAACACCAACGGTATCCGGAATATTCAGCATCTCGGCACCAGCATCCTCAGCCGCGTTGCAAATCTCGATAAGAAAATCCATCTCGGTACGTGTTGCGTCCTGGGGACTGTATTCCACGAAGACGCCATGATCCTTGGCATATTCAATGCCCTCTATAGACCGCTTGATTACGTCCTCTCTTGTAGTTTTCATCATTGTTTTGATATGTAGGTCACTAGTTGAGATGAATATGTGAATATAGGGAACATCACATTTGAGGGCTATGTCAATATCCTCCTTGAGGGGCCTCGAGAGAGCAACAATCTGAGCGTCAAGCCCAAGGGCTGCTATCCGCCTGACTGATTCAGTTTCACCCTCAGAAGTTATAGGGAATCCCGCCTCGATCCGGGGGACCCTCAGCTCGTCAAGCTGTTGTGCTATCAAAACCTTTTCATCTACAGTATATGTGACCCCAGGCATTTGTTCTCCATCCCTGAGGGTTGTGTCAAATATCCAGACATTGTCAGGAGCGCGACGCTCCAGATCAGCTTGGTATTGGCTCAGGTAGAACTCTTTTTTGCTCATATAGGATACCTTGAGGTGACCAAACAGGTCTCATACAAACTAATAACAATTATGCGTTTGGAAAACCACATATCAGGATCTCTGAATATAAACGGAGTTGAATATCAATCCTCTAATTTCCTACAGGCCGTGTGTAATAAAGGGAAAAAAAGTCAAATGAATAACCTTGGACCTCACTACTCCACATTGGGAGAATACGGAATCCCATTCCATATGATTAATAATACAACATTATCTAAAAACTTTTGCAGGTGTTAACCTACAATAATATTTATAAGCTATAATAAATAACAGTAAATTAAGAGGAAAAAACGATCATACCAACGACAGATACTCGCGCGGAGATGATTCTACCTTTTGGTCCACTCTCGTCCAAGTGTCTCCCTGGCAATAACGATTTTTTGAATGTTAGCTGCGCCCTCCGCCCCAATGCAGTAACTCATCACCCCACGGATTCCCATCTCCAGAGGACATTCCTTTGTATATCCATATGCGCCCATCCACAGCATCACCCTCCTGAAAGTGTCGAGGGCGTGATGAGGCGCGAGATATTTACACATCGAGAGATATTTTGAGACTTCGAGTGGTGTGAATGTACCATGCTGGTATTTTTGGTCCATCATCCAGGCCGTTCTGTATATAAGCATCTTGATAGCCTCGTGATGCGCGACCATATCAGCGAGGTCGAATTGAATGCCTTGGTACTTGGCTATGGGCTGACCAAAAACATTACGCTCCTTGATATATTCCATACCGATTTCCATGGCTCTCTCTGCTGCACCAATGCAGCTCGCTGAGACCAGAACCCTGGCTGCGTCGAATCCCTCCATCGTTAGATAAAAACCCTGCCCAGTTTCTCCA
Coding sequences:
- a CDS encoding isocitrate/isopropylmalate dehydrogenase family protein translates to MKITLYKIVTLPGDGIGPEVMAAAVSILEMLAESKGKIAFEFKELPVGDELKVRTGIAMPPGTVEAVRESDAALFAAVGETAKEVILPLRQELKLYANVRPTKVYPNVPSLREEVDIVMVRENTEGLYKMLGYRGPDWGLNLRIITRQASERIARFAFEYASKNNRSKVTSVHKNNVLDLTCGVFLEACRRIAESYPDMEYQEMIVDACAMKLLLNPGQFDVLVTTNMFGDILSDEAAAIVGGLGMAPSGNIGENCSIFEPVHGSAPDIAGKGIANPIAMILSASMMLEWLGEIEFAKSIDNAVIGVLKEAKTLTPDLGGEATTKQVAAAIAEKIV
- a CDS encoding 3-isopropylmalate dehydratase small subunit; this translates as MVWIFGDDINTDLIIPGKYLELVDPVEMARHAMEGISPNFPNKIQEGDILIGGRNFGCGSSREHAPLALKYAGISIVIAESFARIFYRNSINIGLPALECPGITDAVEEGDTIEVDISGGTIKVNRTYNELRFTPLPEFMVEVLNNGGLAGYLNENMESW
- a CDS encoding 3-isopropylmalate dehydratase large subunit — its product is MTSTEDQRGRTISEKILARASEQKDASAGEIVKARVDVAMMPDLTTILSVKAMKAMGRKKVWDNTKIVPILDHVAPASTLMAATVHRDIRAFVKEQGITNFYDVESGVCHQVLPEKGHVKPGYLVIGADSHTCTHGAFGAFATGVGSTDMGAILATGKIWLRVPETIRVQVEGILPEFVTPKDVILKTAGLIGADGATYNALEFHGNTISKMSVSGRMTLCNMAIELGGKAGIVEPDKTTYAYLRDRTDGVFNPVFSDEDASYKMIQDVPVDDLEPQIACPHKVDNVKPISEVEGSAINQSFIGSCTNGRLEDLRVAASILKGKKVHPDTRLLVVPASNEVYLEALKAGIIQTIVESGAIFSNPSCGACFGGHIGLLAPGEIGLTTSNRNFQGRQGSPEAFVYLSSPAVAAASAIKGVITDPRDLR
- a CDS encoding 2-isopropylmalate synthase yields the protein MSKKEFYLSQYQADLERRAPDNVWIFDTTLRDGEQMPGVTYTVDEKVLIAQQLDELRVPRIEAGFPITSEGETESVRRIAALGLDAQIVALSRPLKEDIDIALKCDVPYIHIFISTSDLHIKTMMKTTREDVIKRSIEGIEYAKDHGVFVEYSPQDATRTEMDFLIEICNAAEDAGAEMLNIPDTVGVMTPRMTYEFFKEVKSSTHVPLSAHAHDDLGQATANTLAAIEAGAEQAHVCVNGLGERAGNTSLEEVVVCLAAQYKIKTGINTKKIADTSALVERLSGVYMPSSTPIIGDNAFSHEAGIHVHGILSHSGNYEILRPEFVGKRSRLVAGKHAGRHGISNMVADLGLEATREQLKEIAAKVKKLGDTGKAITDADLYAIARHVMDLKEEDYVKLQQLLVVTGNTITPTASVTLIVGGKEYKGSGVGNGPIDSAINAIRNVVNGFTSVSLEKFMMKAITGGTDAVADVTVHLKQGDKFVTANGVSGDTVMASVDAILKGMNRLLSKENHDID